A window of Staphylococcus lloydii genomic DNA:
CTAAAAAGATGTTGTCTATTGCATTAGTGTGGTGGAGTGCCTTCACAATTTTAACAGGTGTTGTTAAAAACCACGGTTTGCTTTATACAGTTCGTTTCTTATTTGGTGTAGGGGAAGCACCAATGTATCCATCCAATGCGGTGTTTAATTCATTCTGGTTCTCTAAAGGTGAAAAAGGACGCGCATCTAGTATGTTATTAGCTGGTTCATACTTTGGACCAGTAATCGCACCAATTATAACGATTGCAATTTATAATGCTTTCGGATGGCAAGCAGTATTTTATATTTTCGGTGTAGTTGGCTTTTTAATTGCAATTTTATGGTCAATTATTGCTAAAGACTTGCCAGAACAACATAAAATGGTTAATGAAGCAGAGAAAGAATATATCATGAATAATCGTGATGTAGTTTCTACTGAAAAATCAGTGGCACCTTGGAATAATTTCTTAAAAAGATTTAGTTTTTACGCTCTAGCAGCACAATATTTTGTAGTACAGTTTGTAATCTCATTGTTCTTGATTTGGTTACCGACGTATTTAACAGAGCAACATGGGGTACAATTGAAAGATTTAGGATTCGCTTCAGGCGCACCATGGTTAGTAATGTTTATTTTAATTTTAACTGCTGGTACTGTATCAGATAAAATTTTACAAAATGGTAAATCTAAATTTATGGCTAGAGGTGTCATAGCAATTACAGGTTTCGTCGTATTCTGTATCGCATTATTCTTCGCACTGAAAACTGACAATCTTGTAGCAAACGTAGTATGGTTATCACTATGTTTAGGTGGTATCGGTATTTCAATGGGTATGAGTTGGGCTGCAGCGACTGATTTAGGTCGTAACTTTGCTGGAACAGTTTCTGGTTGGATGAACATGTGGGGTAACATTGGTGCCTTACTTAGTCCGTTATTAGCAGGCTTCTTTGCAGATAGAATTGGCTGGAATAACACGTTAATGCTTATCATGGTTCCAGTTGTATTTGCGATTGTTATGTGGTTCTTCGTTAAACCAGACCAC
This region includes:
- a CDS encoding MFS transporter; this translates as MKEKRSNVRWYFAIAFFVIGIIAYMDRSNISVIAKPMMEDLHMNKTHFGLLASLFSLGYALMQVPSGFLAEKYGPKKMLSIALVWWSAFTILTGVVKNHGLLYTVRFLFGVGEAPMYPSNAVFNSFWFSKGEKGRASSMLLAGSYFGPVIAPIITIAIYNAFGWQAVFYIFGVVGFLIAILWSIIAKDLPEQHKMVNEAEKEYIMNNRDVVSTEKSVAPWNNFLKRFSFYALAAQYFVVQFVISLFLIWLPTYLTEQHGVQLKDLGFASGAPWLVMFILILTAGTVSDKILQNGKSKFMARGVIAITGFVVFCIALFFALKTDNLVANVVWLSLCLGGIGISMGMSWAAATDLGRNFAGTVSGWMNMWGNIGALLSPLLAGFFADRIGWNNTLMLIMVPVVFAIVMWFFVKPDHSLVENKTQ